A part of Fervidobacterium thailandense genomic DNA contains:
- the hemW gene encoding radical SAM family heme chaperone HemW — MSDAGLGLYIHLPFCKSKCVYCDFVSFVKRSESEVEEYVEYLLNEIKLYESVLSRGISTLYIGGGTPSTVSSKLLSRIFKTLEPYLKNASELTIEVNPDSFDQEKATHYKELGINRLSMGLQSADDNVLRKSGRLYDFETFLRKYDLARRFFDNVNVDFIIGLPGESWYTIEANIVFVSDFKPDHVSVYLLETHEETLHHQVLKKPDDQTFMRYDEFIKFLKSAGYERYEISNFALDGKYCRHNLKYWFNEDYVGIGVSAGGHIGRTRYNNYEELNDYYIALSEGRFPRSYESENSPQREALETLFMALRTKWGMSVESVFKRTGVDVSEVYTKLRARFDFFDGEKLSEVGMDFSNLFFVKLLEVWESVFGYV, encoded by the coding sequence GTGAGTGACGCCGGTTTGGGACTGTACATCCATCTACCGTTTTGCAAATCGAAATGTGTTTACTGTGATTTTGTGAGCTTTGTAAAGCGTTCTGAGTCGGAGGTTGAAGAGTACGTCGAATACCTTTTAAATGAGATAAAGCTCTACGAAAGTGTGCTTTCGCGGGGGATTTCAACCCTTTACATCGGTGGTGGAACACCAAGTACCGTTTCTTCAAAACTTTTGAGCCGGATTTTCAAAACACTGGAACCGTACCTGAAAAACGCAAGTGAACTGACAATAGAAGTCAACCCCGATTCGTTCGATCAGGAAAAGGCCACCCACTACAAAGAACTCGGTATCAACCGCCTCAGTATGGGACTCCAGAGCGCGGATGATAACGTATTGAGAAAATCTGGCAGACTCTACGATTTTGAGACGTTCCTGAGGAAGTACGATCTGGCAAGGCGGTTCTTCGATAACGTTAACGTTGATTTCATAATCGGCCTGCCAGGTGAGTCATGGTACACCATCGAGGCGAACATTGTCTTCGTTAGCGATTTCAAACCCGACCACGTTTCGGTGTACTTACTGGAAACCCACGAAGAAACCTTACACCATCAAGTACTCAAAAAGCCTGACGATCAAACTTTTATGCGCTACGATGAGTTTATCAAGTTTCTGAAGAGTGCCGGGTACGAGCGTTACGAGATATCGAATTTTGCGCTGGACGGAAAGTACTGTCGGCATAACCTAAAGTACTGGTTCAACGAAGATTACGTAGGTATTGGAGTATCGGCCGGTGGACACATCGGACGAACGCGGTACAATAACTATGAAGAACTTAACGATTACTACATCGCGCTCTCCGAGGGAAGATTTCCCCGTAGCTACGAATCAGAAAACAGTCCACAACGTGAAGCCCTCGAAACACTTTTCATGGCGCTGAGGACGAAATGGGGTATGAGCGTGGAAAGTGTTTTTAAACGAACCGGTGTCGATGTTTCAGAGGTTTACACTAAATTGCGGGCACGTTTTGATTTCTTCGACGGGGAAAAGTTGTCCGAGGTAGGTATGGATTTCAGTAACCTGTTTTTCGTGAAACTGCTCGAGGTTTGGGAATCGGTATTTGGGTACGTGTGA
- a CDS encoding FtsW/RodA/SpoVE family cell cycle protein, with translation MRQELIVTLVCYFILFIIGAIAMYSLDIAKEMVLGVQSNFFQKHIFTTIIGFLTFLIAVNIPYQVFYRYYKLFYLLGIGLLGMVFAFPKINGVHRWIRIGSFTIQPSEFAKILLVLFLSMYVEQNKDRMESFWNGFLLPMLFSGVYAALIMLQPNLSTAILVLFVSMLALYYGGTKLLYVLSTLVAGVVALMIASAFGYLHSYQIMRLSHFFSGNLAPQVDIALKAVKNSGLTGAGLLGGYMKVYVPEAESDFVLAVIGEDFGFFGILIILITYLFLAYALMRISSFIERLSLRVFTWSYVTLILLHLTINLGVFAGMLPVTGVPLPFISTGGSSMIALLAGFGVIISGVFYKEGRPSYGPAEGDDLGK, from the coding sequence ATGAGGCAGGAGCTTATCGTTACGCTCGTTTGCTATTTCATACTCTTCATCATCGGTGCGATAGCAATGTACAGCCTCGATATCGCTAAGGAAATGGTGCTTGGTGTGCAAAGCAACTTTTTTCAAAAGCACATCTTTACAACGATAATAGGATTCTTAACGTTTCTGATAGCTGTGAACATTCCATACCAGGTATTTTACAGATATTACAAACTTTTCTACCTTCTTGGGATAGGTTTACTCGGTATGGTTTTCGCGTTCCCAAAGATAAACGGTGTGCACAGGTGGATCCGGATAGGTTCGTTCACGATCCAACCGTCGGAATTTGCAAAGATATTACTCGTGCTCTTCCTTTCCATGTACGTTGAACAAAACAAGGATCGTATGGAGAGCTTTTGGAATGGTTTTCTTTTGCCGATGCTGTTCTCTGGGGTTTACGCTGCCTTGATAATGTTACAACCGAATTTAAGTACGGCCATACTTGTCCTTTTCGTTTCCATGCTTGCACTGTACTACGGCGGAACGAAGCTTTTGTACGTCCTTTCAACGTTAGTTGCCGGAGTTGTGGCCTTAATGATCGCTTCGGCTTTTGGGTATCTTCATAGTTACCAGATAATGAGGTTATCTCACTTTTTCAGCGGTAACCTTGCACCGCAAGTTGACATAGCCTTGAAAGCGGTTAAGAACTCAGGTCTTACGGGGGCCGGCTTGCTTGGAGGGTATATGAAGGTCTACGTGCCGGAGGCCGAGAGTGATTTCGTACTTGCGGTTATCGGTGAAGATTTTGGTTTTTTTGGCATTCTAATCATATTGATAACCTACTTGTTTCTTGCGTATGCATTGATGAGAATTTCCAGCTTTATTGAACGTCTTTCACTGAGAGTTTTCACGTGGTCTTACGTGACTTTGATACTGCTCCATTTAACGATAAACCTGGGCGTGTTCGCCGGTATGCTACCGGTTACCGGAGTTCCACTACCGTTCATCAGCACGGGTGGAAGTTCGATGATCGCATTACTCGCCGGATTCGGAGTGATCATATCCGGTGTCTTCTACAAAGAGGGACGACCATCTTACGGACCAGCAGAGGGTGATGATCTTGGGAAGTAA
- a CDS encoding UDP-N-acetylglucosamine--N-acetylmuramyl-(pentapeptide) pyrophosphoryl-undecaprenol N-acetylglucosamine transferase has protein sequence MSSTKRDDHLTDQQRVMILGSNASDATSLRISAAGGVTGGHLYPNLAVLEEFAGRLNTEVLYFCVEGKLEEKLLPVFHPEYKRVSLRVQGLLRPIYHPANVIRILRIISNEGKIKANLKSFRPDFSYVSGGYVSYPVALASKRLGVPVFVQEQNTIPGKSNVAISRFAERIFVAFEESITHFPPEVRNRIVITGNPIWVREGKVELAHPTVLIVGGSGGSEFLNALALELAKRMPDVNFVLSTGGKSLDTADLPKNLEVKNYIDNMFAYWRAVDCAITRAGATTISELIHFNVPAIVIPWEGATEGHQVINAKIFEKTGLGKMIRESDASVDKVEWELRHLLLHGRVFSERENPAKKIVDEILRVISR, from the coding sequence GTGTCTTCTACAAAGAGGGACGACCATCTTACGGACCAGCAGAGGGTGATGATCTTGGGAAGTAACGCCAGTGATGCGACGAGCTTGCGGATTTCAGCGGCCGGAGGAGTCACGGGTGGACATTTGTATCCGAACCTGGCCGTTCTCGAAGAGTTTGCCGGGAGGCTAAATACTGAAGTTTTGTACTTTTGTGTAGAGGGGAAGCTGGAGGAGAAATTACTGCCGGTGTTCCATCCAGAGTACAAGCGAGTTTCGTTGAGAGTTCAGGGGTTGTTACGTCCAATATACCATCCAGCCAATGTGATCAGGATTTTGCGCATAATTTCCAACGAAGGAAAAATTAAGGCGAATCTGAAATCTTTCAGACCGGACTTCAGTTACGTGTCTGGTGGCTACGTGAGTTATCCAGTTGCTCTGGCTTCAAAACGATTAGGTGTACCTGTCTTCGTTCAAGAACAGAACACAATTCCCGGGAAGTCAAATGTTGCAATTTCACGTTTTGCCGAGCGGATTTTCGTGGCCTTCGAGGAGAGTATTACTCACTTTCCACCCGAGGTTAGGAACCGGATCGTCATCACGGGTAACCCGATTTGGGTGAGGGAAGGCAAGGTGGAGCTTGCACACCCAACGGTTCTTATTGTAGGGGGTAGTGGCGGTAGCGAGTTTCTCAACGCACTTGCATTGGAACTAGCCAAACGTATGCCCGATGTGAACTTCGTACTTTCAACGGGTGGAAAATCGTTAGATACAGCTGATTTGCCAAAAAATTTGGAAGTAAAGAACTACATCGACAACATGTTCGCTTACTGGCGCGCGGTCGACTGTGCGATAACGCGCGCCGGGGCAACAACCATCTCTGAACTGATTCACTTCAACGTTCCGGCGATCGTTATTCCTTGGGAAGGTGCCACCGAGGGGCATCAAGTTATCAACGCGAAGATTTTCGAGAAAACGGGGCTTGGGAAGATGATACGGGAATCAGATGCTTCGGTCGATAAGGTTGAATGGGAACTCAGGCACCTTCTCTTACATGGTCGAGTTTTCAGTGAAAGGGAGAACCCTGCGAAAAAGATTGTCGATGAGATCCTGCGTGTAATTTCCCGCTGA
- the murC gene encoding UDP-N-acetylmuramate--L-alanine ligase, whose product MESEQVKRTAKRIHFVGVGGIGMSAQAMHEHFQGNIVSGSDPYNSERTRYLEALGIKIYNSHREENVEDAEEVVITPAISKDNPEYVFAQKRGIPIIYRIDHFRRIVGQFRGFAVTGTDGKSTTTSMLASVLINMNEDPYVFLGALHSKLEHGNYRKGSELVVYELDESQPGFELFQPEGLIITNVREDHLENYESVDHYYACFQRLIENSKFVVTFADEKKFKGNVMFGVYSGDFRLIKRVQHGFAQKVQIYTPWGEREFMLPVPGYHNALNALAVIALLSSKGYDLDKVLHAFKDFTLPGRRFNVSYEDFEKNITIVDDYAHTADEIEVLLKTAREVYNDRRIVIVFQPHRYTRFKREADRFKRVLLMADEIYITEVYGAFETKNGVTARKIVDEITGAIFVPDKTMLKMLDLKENSVYLFVGAGDIYDVSKELVQALKQKHGTYNSVGS is encoded by the coding sequence TTGGAAAGCGAGCAAGTCAAAAGAACGGCAAAAAGGATCCACTTCGTGGGTGTTGGTGGAATCGGAATGAGTGCACAAGCTATGCACGAACACTTCCAAGGAAACATTGTTTCCGGGAGTGATCCGTACAATTCTGAACGAACACGATACCTCGAAGCGCTGGGCATAAAAATTTACAACTCGCACCGTGAAGAAAACGTTGAGGATGCGGAAGAAGTGGTAATTACTCCGGCAATATCGAAAGATAATCCCGAGTACGTTTTTGCCCAGAAGAGAGGCATTCCCATTATCTATAGGATAGATCACTTTCGGCGTATTGTAGGGCAGTTCAGGGGATTTGCGGTCACCGGAACGGATGGAAAGTCGACGACCACTTCCATGTTGGCGAGTGTTCTTATCAACATGAACGAGGATCCTTACGTTTTCTTGGGAGCACTCCACAGTAAGTTGGAACACGGTAACTACAGGAAAGGTAGCGAGCTTGTGGTATACGAACTCGACGAAAGTCAACCAGGTTTTGAACTCTTCCAGCCGGAGGGCTTGATAATCACCAACGTAAGGGAAGATCATCTTGAAAACTACGAAAGCGTTGATCATTACTACGCTTGTTTCCAAAGGTTGATTGAGAATTCGAAATTCGTCGTCACGTTTGCCGATGAGAAGAAATTCAAAGGTAACGTGATGTTTGGCGTGTATTCCGGTGACTTTCGTTTGATCAAACGCGTCCAGCACGGCTTTGCCCAAAAGGTGCAAATTTACACACCTTGGGGCGAACGTGAGTTCATGCTTCCTGTTCCGGGATACCATAACGCGCTGAACGCACTGGCGGTTATCGCATTGCTTTCATCGAAAGGTTACGACTTAGATAAGGTTCTCCACGCGTTTAAGGACTTCACCCTACCAGGTCGTAGATTCAACGTCAGTTACGAGGACTTTGAAAAGAACATAACTATAGTTGATGATTACGCGCACACAGCGGATGAAATCGAAGTCCTGTTGAAAACGGCCAGGGAGGTTTACAACGATAGGAGGATCGTGATCGTTTTTCAGCCGCATAGGTACACCAGGTTCAAACGCGAGGCGGATCGTTTCAAACGAGTACTCCTAATGGCTGACGAGATATATATCACGGAGGTTTACGGTGCCTTCGAAACGAAAAATGGAGTTACGGCCAGAAAAATCGTTGATGAGATAACTGGAGCAATCTTCGTGCCGGATAAGACCATGTTGAAAATGTTGGACCTAAAAGAGAACAGTGTGTACCTCTTTGTTGGTGCAGGGGATATTTACGATGTTTCAAAGGAGTTGGTCCAAGCTTTAAAGCAAAAGCACGGAACTTACAACAGCGTGGGGAGTTGA
- the smc gene encoding chromosome segregation protein SMC, with amino-acid sequence MKLREIFIKGFKSFADPTRLEISEKVTVVVGPNGSGKSNVVDAIRWVLGEQSMKEIRAQEREDVVFWGNEKRPPAQTAYVELVFEDEGNRITVARELSRDGTSRYILNGDVVRLKDIKELLMQRGFGKNPYSIIGQGQIDKIVSASPESLRMMIEEIAGIGIYREKKKEALQKLDATQLNLARISDILFEVDKNRRSLYLKAKRAERYVEYSTELEELKKRYYGGVYRIENRRLNDIELYRQQINQDIKDKLKQLAQLEMNWSALKEEFNQIDEEMESYTKTLEEFKQRENQLLEVRETFIRRLNDLENRYIESSTKIDMLNDETNSLKNRFEEIKIILERISEELSTKENTLLSLEAEKQEIYKQYTEQEKEILKRKHEYEEMEKTIAKIHNEIVRLNENNQDIRHRIEMIQNQRQIKELRKSELEEEIADLEKHLLEIAEKENELVRELETIKLSLSEYSTAKEKKVAELENLSRNQKELSAEIEVIKKQIADYQGFSNSIRRIFENKDLFNGLVDVVANLVDFDNSLATAYETLLGGAAQHVVVENADTAKRIIEFLKAGEYGRATFIPLDLIETGFSPLNGLEKEKGFVGYAAELVKVPREYDGLRYYLFGNDIIVDNIDNAVEIKRKHQIRSRIVTLDGELISGRGAITGGRSREDYAGSVLSRRVRLKVLEEEFQKLEERRKDLELEIDVISKEIKNLQDSMNIVREELANVTGKSLSSKRVLEELQKSLREVTTELGDLLKLEAEYNAKLEGNLGRIHILEEQLNELEDKRKSLQVEVSTFSRELDERRKKLEQLNESIATYRAEVKSLSERKLQYTTESERIKNRLVEIADEITSSRNNLKRLEVEIDQVKQMLLENERELETIKRMSQEIFAGMRERKSGKEEKLQQLQELEERIRKTKEELEMLKERLHETDLRIQEINFKLSSIPDEYRNEIDVDYDELDRLQERIKELENKIKMLGPVDLNAMEEYKKVEEEYTELSKQKMDLEEAKKKLEKLIEETDNEAREQFMKTFNKINEAFRRYVENLFYGGTGSMRIMEEGDVLESGIEIVISKAGKRVQKLQLLSGGEKALVGIALIMSMLEAHSGVFYVLDEVDAPLDDYNSEKFRRLLEQENSQFIVITHNKLIMEAGDVVHGVTMVDGVSKVVQVKMEEVIA; translated from the coding sequence GTGAAACTCAGGGAAATCTTCATCAAGGGTTTTAAATCCTTTGCAGACCCCACCAGGTTGGAGATTTCTGAAAAGGTAACGGTTGTTGTGGGACCGAACGGTTCCGGAAAGTCCAACGTTGTCGATGCGATCAGGTGGGTACTCGGTGAACAATCGATGAAGGAAATACGAGCGCAGGAGCGCGAAGATGTTGTGTTTTGGGGTAACGAAAAGAGGCCCCCAGCTCAAACAGCGTACGTTGAGCTTGTTTTTGAAGACGAGGGCAACCGAATAACGGTTGCGCGTGAACTTTCACGAGACGGTACAAGTCGCTACATATTAAACGGTGATGTTGTGCGTCTAAAGGATATCAAGGAATTACTCATGCAACGTGGGTTTGGGAAGAATCCGTACTCGATCATCGGTCAAGGACAGATCGACAAGATAGTCTCCGCTTCACCGGAAAGTTTGAGAATGATGATAGAAGAGATTGCAGGGATCGGGATATACCGTGAAAAGAAAAAAGAAGCACTCCAAAAACTCGATGCAACGCAACTTAACCTCGCAAGGATTAGCGACATACTTTTTGAGGTTGATAAAAACCGTCGTTCACTGTACCTGAAAGCCAAGAGGGCGGAAAGGTACGTTGAATACAGCACCGAACTTGAGGAACTCAAAAAGCGCTACTACGGTGGGGTTTACAGGATTGAAAACAGGAGGCTTAACGATATTGAACTCTACCGACAGCAGATCAACCAGGATATAAAAGATAAGTTAAAACAGCTTGCACAGCTGGAAATGAACTGGTCGGCCCTCAAGGAAGAGTTCAATCAAATTGACGAGGAAATGGAAAGCTACACGAAGACGTTGGAGGAATTCAAACAGCGCGAAAATCAACTACTCGAAGTTCGAGAGACCTTCATCCGTCGTTTGAACGATTTGGAGAACAGATACATCGAAAGTTCGACGAAGATCGACATGCTGAACGACGAAACCAACTCTTTGAAGAACCGATTCGAGGAGATAAAGATAATTCTTGAAAGGATATCCGAAGAACTTTCAACCAAAGAAAATACACTCCTGTCGCTGGAGGCGGAGAAGCAAGAAATCTACAAGCAGTATACCGAGCAGGAAAAGGAAATACTCAAACGGAAGCACGAATACGAGGAAATGGAGAAAACTATAGCGAAGATACACAACGAGATAGTCAGGTTAAACGAGAACAACCAGGATATCCGCCACCGAATCGAGATGATACAAAATCAGCGTCAGATAAAGGAGTTAAGAAAATCGGAACTCGAAGAGGAAATAGCGGACCTCGAGAAACACCTACTTGAGATCGCGGAAAAGGAGAATGAACTGGTCAGGGAGCTTGAGACGATCAAGCTGAGTCTTTCAGAGTACAGCACGGCAAAGGAAAAAAAGGTCGCGGAATTGGAAAATTTATCAAGAAATCAAAAAGAATTGTCGGCGGAGATTGAGGTCATAAAGAAACAGATCGCCGATTATCAAGGGTTCAGCAACTCGATAAGGAGGATATTCGAAAATAAAGATCTCTTTAATGGTTTAGTTGATGTTGTGGCGAACCTTGTCGATTTCGATAACTCACTCGCTACTGCGTACGAGACCTTACTTGGTGGTGCCGCTCAACACGTGGTCGTGGAGAATGCAGACACGGCAAAGAGGATAATAGAATTTTTGAAGGCTGGTGAATACGGTCGTGCAACTTTCATCCCACTGGATTTGATCGAGACGGGGTTTTCACCCTTGAACGGCCTTGAGAAGGAGAAGGGATTCGTTGGATACGCTGCTGAGCTTGTCAAGGTTCCCCGAGAGTATGACGGATTGAGGTACTATCTTTTTGGAAACGATATTATCGTTGATAACATAGACAACGCTGTTGAGATTAAGAGGAAGCACCAGATCCGGTCCAGGATAGTGACGCTGGACGGTGAACTCATCTCCGGAAGAGGTGCGATCACTGGAGGTAGGTCCCGAGAAGATTACGCGGGCTCGGTATTGTCAAGACGTGTGAGGTTGAAAGTACTCGAAGAGGAATTCCAAAAGTTGGAGGAGAGAAGGAAAGACTTAGAGCTGGAAATTGACGTGATTTCCAAGGAAATAAAGAACTTGCAAGACTCCATGAACATAGTACGTGAGGAACTTGCCAACGTAACTGGTAAATCGCTTTCATCCAAAAGGGTACTTGAGGAGCTTCAAAAATCCCTTAGGGAGGTTACCACAGAACTCGGTGACCTTCTCAAACTTGAGGCTGAGTACAACGCAAAGCTGGAAGGGAACCTCGGAAGGATACACATTCTCGAAGAACAGTTGAACGAGCTTGAGGATAAGAGAAAAAGCCTGCAAGTCGAAGTTTCAACGTTTTCCAGGGAATTGGACGAAAGAAGAAAAAAACTGGAGCAACTGAACGAAAGCATCGCAACTTACAGAGCGGAAGTCAAAAGCCTTTCGGAAAGAAAGTTGCAGTACACGACAGAATCTGAGAGAATTAAGAACAGGCTCGTGGAAATTGCTGATGAAATCACTTCTTCAAGGAACAACTTGAAAAGGTTGGAAGTAGAAATAGACCAGGTAAAGCAGATGCTTCTGGAGAACGAACGTGAGTTGGAGACGATTAAGCGTATGTCCCAAGAGATATTCGCGGGCATGCGAGAGCGAAAGTCGGGTAAGGAAGAGAAGCTGCAACAACTTCAAGAACTCGAGGAGCGTATCAGAAAGACGAAAGAAGAATTGGAAATGTTGAAGGAGAGACTCCACGAAACGGATTTGAGAATCCAGGAGATAAACTTCAAACTCTCAAGTATCCCGGATGAGTACAGGAACGAAATCGACGTGGACTACGACGAGCTCGACAGGTTACAGGAGCGTATAAAGGAGCTGGAGAATAAGATAAAGATGCTTGGACCTGTTGACCTGAACGCAATGGAAGAGTACAAAAAGGTGGAAGAAGAATACACGGAGCTGAGCAAACAAAAGATGGACCTTGAAGAAGCCAAGAAAAAACTCGAAAAACTCATAGAGGAAACGGATAACGAAGCCCGCGAGCAGTTCATGAAAACGTTTAACAAGATAAACGAGGCCTTCAGAAGGTACGTGGAGAACCTGTTCTACGGCGGTACGGGAAGCATGCGTATCATGGAGGAAGGGGATGTACTTGAATCAGGTATCGAAATCGTTATTTCTAAAGCGGGAAAACGTGTGCAAAAATTGCAGCTACTGTCTGGTGGCGAGAAGGCACTCGTCGGAATAGCGTTGATTATGTCGATGCTGGAGGCACACAGTGGAGTCTTTTATGTCTTAGATGAGGTTGATGCACCGCTTGACGACTACAACTCCGAGAAGTTCAGAAGGCTTCTTGAACAGGAGAATTCACAATTCATCGTGATTACGCACAATAAACTCATCATGGAAGCTGGCGATGTTGTCCACGGTGTTACTATGGTCGACGGTGTATCAAAAGTTGTACAAGTCAAGATGGAGGAGGTTATAGCATGA